One stretch of Columba livia isolate bColLiv1 breed racing homer chromosome 29, bColLiv1.pat.W.v2, whole genome shotgun sequence DNA includes these proteins:
- the LOC102089845 gene encoding keratin, type II cytoskeletal 5: MSRQSVCRSFGGGSRRGYSSCSAIAGGFGGGGGRSRSSYSSFSVSRGFGGGGRCGGFTSKSLHNLGGSARISMGGCYGGGGYGGRMVGFGGGYGGGLGSFGGGMGGGGMGGFGGMGGGGGMGGFGGGMGGYGGGMGGYGGGMGGYGGGMGGFGGPGFGGPGRGGPGIQPVQVDHTLLQPVHVEIDPQIQQVKNQEKEQIKTLNNQFASFIDKVRFLEQQNKVLATKWELLQQQGPAGPRKNLDAIFENYIQNLRRQLDAILSQRGQLESELQNMQQYVEDYKTKYEEEINRRTTAENEFVVLKKDVDSAYMTKVELEARVGALTDEINFLKCMYEEELAQMQTISRDLSVVVSMDNNRHLDLDSIIEDVRRQYEQIAQSSRAEAEAWYQSQYEQLQSTAGRHGDNLRNTKIEIQELTRNVQRLRAEIENAKKQNQHLQSAIAEAEERGEMALKDARIKLEELEGALSKDKEELARLLKEYQELLNIKIALDVEIAMYRKLLEGEENRLCNDGMSNVNVSVVGRTTITGGRGGMGGGFGGGSGMGGGFGGGSGMGGGFGGGSGMGGGMGGGVCGGGGSFGVGSMGSSGGMGGGMFSGGFSSGSGRMCGSGGGFSSGGGSSSVRRCVTTTSVKSSGVRF, from the exons TGTGTCCCGGGGATTCGGAGGTGGTGGACGCTGTGGAGGGTTTACCAGCAAGAGTCTCCATAACCTGGGTGGCAGTGCAAGGATTTCCATGGGTGGATGTTATGGCGGTGGAGGATACGGAGGCAGGATGGTTGGCTTTGGTGGAGGCTACGGAGGCGGATTGGGCAGCTTTGGTGGAGGAATGGGCGGAGGAGGAATGGGCGGCTTTGGAGGAATGGGTGGTGGTGGAGGCATGGGTGGCTTTGGTGGAGGAATGGGTGGTTACGGTGGAGGAATGGGTGGTTACGGTGGAGGAATGGGTGGTTATGGTGGAGGAATGGGCGGCTTCGGTGGCCCAGGCTTTGGTGGCCCTGGTAGAGGTGGCCCTGGAATCCAACCGGTGCAGGTTGACCACACGCTCCTACAGCCGGTCCATGTTGAGATCGACCCCCAGATCCAGCAAGTCAAAAACCAGGAGAAGGAGCAGATCAAGACTCTTAACAACCAATTTGCCTCCTTCATCGACAAG GTCCGGTTCCTGGAGCAGCAGAACAAGGTCCTGGCCACCaagtgggagctgctgcagcagcaagggcCCGCGGGGCCCAGGAAGAACCTGGACGCCATCTTCGAGAACTACATCCAGAACCTGCGGCGGCAGCTGGACGCCATCCTGTCGCAGCGGGGCCAGCTGGAGTCGGAGCTGCAGAACATGCAGCAGTACGTCGAGGACTACAAAACCAA GTATGAGGAAGAGATCAACAGGCGCACGACGGCTGAGAACGAGTTCGTGGTGCTCAAGAAG GACGTGGACTCTGCCTACATGACTAAAGTAGAGCTGGAAGCCAGGGTGGGAGCTCTGACCGATGAAATCAACttcttgaagtgcatgtacgaGGAG gagctggctcAGATGCAGACGATCAGCCGGGACCTGTCGGTGGTGGTGTCCATGGACAACAACCGCCACCTGGACCTGGACAGCATCATCGAGGACGTGAGGCGGCAGTACGAGCAGATCGCGCAGAGCAGCCGGGCCGAGGCCGAGGCGTGGTACCAGAGCCAG TACGAACAGCTGCAGAGCACCGCTGGGAGGCATGGGGACAACCTCCGCAACACCAAGATCGAGATCCAAGAGCTCACCAGGAACGTCCAGAGGCTGCGGGCGGAGATCGAGAACGCGAAGAAGCAG AACCAGCATCTGCAGTCGGCGATTGCCGAGGCCGAGGAGCGGGGCGAGATGGCCCTCAAGGATGCCAGGATAAaactggaggagctggaaggtGCCCTGAGCaaagacaaggaggagctggcTCGCCTGCTGAAGGAGTACCAGGAGCTGCTGAACATCAAGATCGCGCTGGACGTGGAGATCGCCATGTACAGGAAGCTgctggagggagaggagaacag GCTGTGCAACGATGGCATGTCCAACGTCAATGTCT CCGTGGTAGGCAGGACCACCATCACTGGAGGCAGAGGAGGCATGGGAGGAGGATTCGGAGGCGGCAGCGGCATGGGAGGAGGATTCGGAGGCGGCAGCGGCATGGGAGGAGGATTTGGAGGCGGCAGCGGCATGGGAGGAGGAATGGGAGGAGGAGtgtgtggaggaggaggaagcttTGGAGTGGGAAGCATGGGCAGCAGCGGTGGAATGGGAGGAGGAATGTTCAGCGGTGGCTTCTCTTCCGGAAGCGGGAGGATGTGCGGCTCTGGAGGTGGCTTCAGCTCCGGGGGGGGATCATCCTCTGTACGGAGATGTGTCACGACCACCTCTGTCAAATCTTCGGGAGTGAGATTCTGA
- the LOC102093470 gene encoding keratin, type II cytoskeletal 3 codes for MSRQSTCRSFGGGSRRGYSSCSAIGGGFGGGGGRSRISYSSYSSSRGGGGGGHCGGFGSRSLHNMGGSRGIAVGGCYGGGYGGRMGGFGGGYGGGMGGYGGGMGGYGGGMGGFGGGMGGGGMGGFGGGMGGGGMGGGGMGGFGGPGFPGGIQPVQVDPSLLRPVHVEIDPQIQQVKNQEKEQIKTLNNQFASFIDKVRFLEQQNKVLSTKWELLQQQGPAGPRKNLDAIFENYIQNLRRRLESLLGQRGQLESELQNMRQYVEEYKTKYEEEINRRTAAENEFVVLKKDVDCAYMTKVELEAKVGALTDEINFLRGIYEEELAQMQTISRDLSVVVSMDNNRHLDMESIIEEVRRQYEQIAQSSRAEAEAWYQSRYEELQNTAGRHGDSLRNTKIEIQELTRNVQRLRAEIENVKKQNQQLQSAIAEAEERGEMALKDARKKLEELECAMSKDKEELARLLKEYQELLNIKIALDVEIAMYRKLLEGEENRLCNDGMSNVNVSVVGRTTITGGRGGMGGGFGGGSGMGGGFGGGSGMGGGFGGGSGMGGGFGGGSSMGGGMGGGVCGGGGSFGGGSMGSSGGMGGGSYGGGFSSGSGRMCGSGGGFSSGGGSSSVRRCVTTTSVKSSGVRF; via the exons ATGTCTCGGCAGTCGACCTGCAGAAGCTTTGGGGGTGGAAGCAGAAGGGGCTACAGCTCTTGCTCGGCCATCGGTGGTGGCTTTGGAGGAGGTGGCGGCCGGAGCAGGATCAGCTACAGTTCATACTCCTCGTCCAGgggaggtggaggaggtggACATTGCGGGGGGTTTGGAAGCAGGAGCCTCCATAACATGGGTGGCAGCAGAGGAATCGCCGTGGGCGGATGTTACGGCGGTGGATATGGAGGCAGAATGGGTGGCTTTGGTGGAGGCTACGGAGGAGGAATGGGTGGCTATGGAGGCGGAATGGGCGGCTATGGAGGAGGAATGGGTGGCTTTGGTGGAGGAATGGGTGGTGGCGGAATGGGTGGCTTTGGTGGAGGAATGGGCGGTGGTGGAATGGGAGGTGGGGGAATGGGTGGCTTCGGTGGCCCTGGCTTCCCCGGGGGCATCCAGCCGGTGCAGGTTGACCCGAGCCTCCTGCGGCCGGTCCACGTCGAGATCGACCCCCAGATCCAGCAAGTCAAAAACCAGGAGAAGGAGCAGATCAAGACCCTCAACAACCAGTTTGCCTCCTTCATCGACAAG GTCCGGTTCCTGGAGCAGCAGAACAAGGTCCTCTCCACCaagtgggagctgctgcagcagcaagggcCCGCGGGGCCCAGGAAGAACCTGGACGCCATCTTCGAGAACTACATCCAGAACCTGCGGAGGAGGCTGGAGTCCCTGCTGGGCCAGAGGGGCCAGCTGGAGTCGGAGCTGCAGAACATGCGGCAATACGTGGAGGAGTACAAAACCAA GTATGAAGAAGAGATCAACAGGCGCACAGCTGCTGAGAACGAGTTCGTGGTGCTCAAGAAG GACGTGGACTGTGCCTACATGACTAAAGTAGAGTTGGAAGCCAAGGTGGGAGCTCTGACAGATGAAATCAACTTCCTGAGGGGCATCTACGAGGAG gagctggctcAGATGCAGACGATCAGCCGGGACCTGTCGGTGGTGGTGTCCATGGACAACAACCGCCACCTGGACATGGAAAGCATCATCGAGGAGGTCAGGAGGCAGTACGAGCAGATCGCGCAGAGCAGCCGGGCCGAGGCCGAGGCGTGGTACCAGAGCCGG TATGAAGAGCTGCAGAACACTGCTGGAAGACATGGCGACAGCCTCCGCAACACCAAGATCGAGATCCAAGAGCTCACCAGGAACGTCCAGAGGCTGCGGGCGGAGATCGAGAACGTGAAGAAGCAG AACCAGCAGCTGCAGTCGGCGATTGCCGAGGCTGAGGAGCGGGGCGAGATGGCCCTCAAGGATGCCAGGAaaaagctggaggagctggaatGTGCCATGAGCaaagacaaggaggagctggcTCGCCTGCTGAAGGAGTACCAGGAGCTGCTGAACATCAAGATCGCGCTGGACGTGGAGATCGCCATGTACAGGAAGCTgctggagggagaggagaacag GCTGTGCAACGATGGCATGTCCAACGTCAATGTCT CCGTGGTAGGCAGGACCACCATCACTGGAGGCAGAGGAGGCATGGGAGGAGGATTCGGAGGCGGCAGCGGCATGGGAGGAGGATTCGGAGGCGGCAGCGGCATGGGAGGAGGATTCGGAGGCGGCAGCGGCATGGGAGGAGGATTTGGAGGCGGCAGCAGCATGGGAGGAGGAATGGGAGGAGGAGtgtgtggaggaggaggaagcttTGGAGGAGGAAGCATGGGCAGCAGCGGTGGAATGGGAGGAGGATCGTACGGTGGTGGCTTCTCTTCCGGAAGCGGGAGGATGTGCGGCTCTGGAGGTGGCTTCAGCTCCGGGGGGGGATCATCCTCTGTACGGAGATGTGTCACGACCACCTCTGTCAAATCTTCGGGAGTGAGATTCTGA
- the LOC102090024 gene encoding keratin, type II cytoskeletal 6A produces MKSDIDSCTSLLGDCENSNTDPAHLQKQIKGNAWSRGAREDRAHFSRHPSLHSTAPLVLLLISALPRSEAAAMSRQSICRSFGGGSRRGYSSCSAIGGGFGGSGGRTRISYSSFSTSRGTGGSGRCGAFSSRSLHNLGGGARISMGGSYGGGYGCRIGGFGGGYGGGFGSVGGGVIGGGIGSFGGPVRGGPGFPGGIQPVQVDQTLLRPVRVDIDPQIQQVKCQEKEQIKTLNNQFASFIDKVRFLEQQNKVLSTKWELLQQQGPAGPRKNLDAIFENYIQNLRRRLESLLGQRGQLESELQNMRQYVEEYKTKYEEEINRRTAAENEFVVLKKDVDCAYMTKVELEARVGALTDEISFLRCIYEEELAQMQTISRDLSVVVSMDNNRHLDLDSIIEDVRRQYEQIAQNSRAEAEAWYQSRYEELQNTAGRHGDSLRNTKIEIQELTRNVQRLRAEIENVKKQNQHLQSAIAEAEERGEIALKDARRKLEELECAMSKDKEELARLLKEYQELLNIKIALDVEIAMYRKLLEGEENRLCGDNPSNVNVSVVGRTTIASGRAGGFGAGGAAGGGVCAVGGGSVIGGSCGMGGGILSGGFSSGSGRICSSGGGNFVSGGSSSVRRCVTTTTVKSSGVKY; encoded by the exons ATGAAGTCTGATATCGACTCTTGCACAAGTCTTCTTGGTGATTGTGAAAATTCAAACACAG ACCCAGCCCACCTCCAGAAACAGATAAAAGGGAATGCCTGGAGCCGTGGAGCCAGAGAAGACCGTGCTCACTTCTCTCGGCACCCGTCCCTCCACAGCACCGCTCCGTTGGTCCTTCTGCTCATCTCGGCTTTGCCTCGCTCGGAAGCAGCGGCCATGTCTCGGCAGTCCATCTGCAGAAGCTTCGGAGGCGGCAGCAGGAGGGGATACAGCTCTTGCTCGGCCATCGGCGGCGGCTTCGGAGGAAGCGGCGGCAGGACCAGGATCAGCTACAGCTCCTTCTCCACGTCCCGGGGGACGGGAGGCAGCGGGCGCTGCGGAGCTTTCAGCAGCAGGAGCCTCCACAACTTGGGTGGCGGCGCAAGGATTTCCATGGGTGGCTCTTACGGCGGCGGATATGGATGTAGAATCGGTGGCTTCGGTGGAGGTTACGGAGGAGGATTTGGCAGCGTTGGTGGAGGTGTCATTGGTGGAGGAATAGGCAGCTTCGGTGGCCCCGTGAGAGGTGGCCCCGGCTTCCCGGGAGGCATCCAGCCGGTGCAGGTGGACCAGACCCTCCTGCGGCCGGTCCGTGTCGACATCGACCCCCAGATCCAGCAAGTGAAAtgccaggagaaggagcagaTCAAGACCCTCAACAACCAGTTTGCCTCCTTCATCGACAAG GTCCGGTTCCTGGAGCAGCAGAACAAGGTCCTCTCCACCaagtgggagctgctgcagcagcaagggcCCGCGGGGCCCAGGAAGAACCTGGACGCCATCTTCGAGAACTACATCCAGAACCTGCGGAGGAGGCTGGAGTCCCTGCTGGGCCAGAGGGGCCAGCTGGAGTCGGAGCTGCAGAACATGCGGCAATACGTGGAGGAGTACAAAACCAA GTATGAAGAAGAGATCAACAGGCGCACAGCTGCTGAGAACGAGTTCGTGGTGCTCAAGAAG GACGTGGACTGTGCCTACATGACTAAAGtagagttggaagccagggtGGGAGCTCTGACGGATGAAATCAGCTTCCTGAGGTGCATCTATGAGGAG gagctggctcAGATGCAGACGATCAGCCGGGACCTGTCGGTGGTGGTGTCCATGGACAACAACCGCCACCTGGACCTGGACAGCATCATCGAGGACGTGAGGCGGCAGTACGAGCAGATCGCGCAGAACAGCCGGGCCGAGGCCGAGGCGTGGTACCAGAGCCGG TATGAAGAGCTGCAGAACACTGCTGGAAGACATGGCGACAGCCTCCGCAACACCAAGATCGAGATCCAAGAGCTCACCAGGAACGTCCAGAGGCTGCGGGCGGAGATCGAGAACGTGAAGAAGCAG AACCAGCATCTGCAGTCGGCGATTGCCGAGGCCGAGGAGCGGGGAGAAATAGCCCTCAAAGATGCCAGGAggaagctggaggagctggaatGTGCCATGAGCaaagacaaggaggagctggcTCGCCTGCTGAAGGAGTACCAGGAGCTGCTGAACATCAAGATCGCGCTGGACGTGGAGATCGCCATGTACAGGAAGCTgctggagggagaggagaacag GCTCTGTGGAGACAACCCGTCCAACGTCAATGTCT CTGTGGTTGGCAGAACCACCATCGCCAGCGGCAGAGCCGGTGGCTTCGGAGCCGGCGGTGCCGCGGGAGGAGGAGTGTGCGCCGTGGGGGGAGGAAGCGTCATCGGGGGCAGCTGCGGCATGGGAGGAGGAATCCTCAGCGGCGGCTTCTCCTCTGGGAGTGGAAGGATCTGCAGCTCCGGAGGAGGAAACTTCGTGTCCGGGGGCAGCTCCTCGGTGCGGAGATGTGTCACAACCACCACGGTCAAGTCTTCGGGGGTGAAGTACTGA
- the LOC102091963 gene encoding keratin, type II cytoskeletal 8: METNSSRPYKGELPSAPPEELRILCSHFSSVSPPSPPAPSSRRSASAAMSQHFFRFGSGNFSSSSAHCGPRGGWRSSFPVSYYEDNRGDRYGGYGYGYGSRSLHNLGGFRSVPTGGGYEEVGYGRCLGFGGRRYLDTGFGGRGYFMGPALGAESGLGSACGGALGRSCSGDRGAGQGLGQAGVRIEGVRVNTNLLRPMHVEVDPEFQRARSEEKEQIKALNDKFASFIDKVQCLERQNQALVAKWELLQRQSARPEDARSVASFFQAHVSNLRRQLETLREQREQLDPEAHGLLQLVQGYKKRFEDEINKHASKEEEFVELKKELDDAYMGKMEFDVRVEILKQQLEFLRCLHEAELSQLQTVVGNTDVILSVDNRDVNMDGIIEEVRQEYEAIAQRSKAEVDAMYQGRYRDLQELWVDQRERVRNSYQEIQELARQIERLQREIETARKRNRSLRDGVRDAEQRGSAALGDGRQQLQELEAALQRARDELASLLRDYQELLNAKLALDIEIAMYRSLLDEEEAR, from the exons ATGGAGACTAACTCCTCCAGACCATATAAAGGAGAACTTCCATCAGCACCACCAGAGGAGCTGAGGATCCTTTGCTCTCATTTCTCCTCCGTTTCACCACCTTCTCCACCTGCTCCCTCGTCTCGACGCTCCGCAAGCGCCGCTATGAGCCAACACTTCTTCAGATTTGGGAGTGGAAACTTCAGCTCTTCTTCTGCTCACTGTGGCCCACGGGGCGGCTGGAGAAGTTCATTCCCTGTAAGCTACTACGAAGACAATAGAGGAGATAGATACGGTGGTTATGGGTATGGTTATGGCAGCAGGAGTCTCCACAACCTCGGTGGGTTCAGGAGTGTTCCCACTGGTGGAGGCTATGAAGAAGTAGGATATGGAAGGTGCCTGGGGTTTGGTGGGAGGAGATACCTCGACACGGGCTTTGGAGGAAGGGGGTATTTCATGGGCCCTGCTCTTGGTGCCGAATCGGGGCTCGGCAGCGCGTGCGGAGGAGccctgggcaggagctgctccgGTGAccgcggggccgggcagggtcTGGGCCAGGCTGGCGTCCGCATCGAGGGGGTCCGTGTCAACACCAACCTGCTGCGGCCAATGCACGTTGAAGTCGACCCCGAGTTCCAGCGAGCGCGGTCAGAAGAGAAAGAGCAGATCAAGGCTCTCAATGACAAATTCGCATCGTTCATAGACAAG GTTCAGTGTCTGGAGCGGCAGAACCAGGCGCTGGTGGCCaagtgggagctgctgcagcgGCAAAGCGCCCGGCCGGAGGACGCCCGGAGCGTCGCCTCCTTCTTCCAGGCGCACGTCAGCAACCTGCGGCGGCAGCTGGAGACGCTGCGGGAGCAGCGGGAGCAGCTGGACCCCGAGGCCCATGGCCTGCTCCAGCTGGTCCAGGGCTACAAGAAGAG ATTCGAGGACGAGATCAACAAGCACGCGTCCAAAGAAGAGGAGTTCGTGGAGCTTAAAAAG GAGCTGGACGACGCCTACATGGGGAAAATGGAGTTTGACGTGCGGGTGGAAATCTTGAAGCAGCAGCTCGAGTTCCTGAGGTGCTTACACGAGGCT GAGCTCTCCCAGCTGCAAACTGTAGTCGGCAACACCGACGTCATTCTGTCCGTGGACAACAGAGACGTGAACATGGACGGCATCATAGAAGAGGTCAGGCAGGAGTACGAGGCCATTGCGCAGAGGAGCAAGGCCGAAGTGGACGCCATGTACCAGGGCAGG TACCGGGACCTCCAGGAGCTGTGGGTCGACCAGCGGGAGCGCGTGAGGAACAGCTACCAGGAAATCCAGGAGCTGGCGCGGCAAATCGAGCGGCTGCAACGAGAGATCGAAACTGCAAGAAAACGG AACCGCAGCCTCCGGGACGGCGTGCGGGACGCGGAGCAGCGCGGGAGCGCGGCGCTCGGGGACgggcggcagcagctccaggagctgGAGGCCGCGCTGCAGCGGGCCCGGGACGAGCTGGCATCGCTGCTCCGCGACTACCAGGAGCTGCTCAACGCGAAGCTGGCCCTGGACATTGAGATCGCCATGTACCGCTCACTCCTCGACGAGGAGGAGGCCAGGTAG